A single genomic interval of Marmota flaviventris isolate mMarFla1 chromosome 14, mMarFla1.hap1, whole genome shotgun sequence harbors:
- the LOC114091921 gene encoding activator of 90 kDa heat shock protein ATPase homolog 2 isoform X1 has product MAKWGQGDPRWIVEEREDGTNVNNWHWTERDATSWSKGKLRELLVGITVENEAGHCEVSELKQVEGEASCSSRKGKLIFFYEWNIKLGWKGTLKESGVKHKGLIEIPNLSEENEVDDTEVNVSKKKGDGDILKDLMKTAGTAKVREALGDYLKALKTEFTTGMILPTKALSTQELTVKRKPSENTLQAHASSPVALGVRIPTVALHMTELFDTTVEQLYGIFTVKDLVQKFSKAPAVLEAEKGGKFQMFDGNITGEYIELLKNSKIIMKWRCRNWPEEHYATVALNFVPTLGQTELQLDCKGVPVCKEENMKFCWQKQHFEEIKGLLQLPTLNG; this is encoded by the exons ATGGCCAAGTGGGGCCAGGGGGACCCGCGCTGGATCGTGGAGGAGCGGGAGGACGGCACCAACGTGAACAACTGGCACTG GACAGAGAGAGATGCCACCAGCTGGTCCAAGGGGAAGCTCCGAGAGCTGTTGGTGGGCATCACTGTGGAGAATGAGGCTGGCCACTGTGAGGTCAGTGAACTGAAGCAGGTGGAAGGTGAGGCTTCCTGCAGCAGCCGCAAAGGAAAGCTGATTTTCTTCTATGAGTGGAACATCAAGCTGGGCTGGAAAg gTACACTTAAAGAGTCTGGTGTGAAGCACAAAGGATTGATTGAGATACCAAACCTTTCTGAAGAAAATGAAGTAGATGACACCGAG GTGAACGTGAGTAAAAAGAAAGGAGATGGGGATATACTGAAGGATCTTATGAAAACTGCAGGCACCGCCAAGGTCAGGGAGGCCCTTGGAGATTACCTGAAGGCACTTAAGACGG AATTTACAACTGGAATGATTTTACCAACAAAAGCTTTGTCAACGCAGGAATTAACTGTTAAAAGGAAACCAAGTGAAAATACCTTGCAG GCTCATGCCTCATCTCCAGTGGCACTGGGCGTAAGGATTCCCACTGTGGCTCTGCACATGACGGAACTGTTTGATACAACAGTAGAGCAGCTATATGGCATTTTCACCGTGAAGGAT TTGGTGCAAAAATTTTCCAAAGCTCCTGCTGTATTAGAAGCTGAAAAAGGAGGGAAATTCCAAATGTTTGATGGGAACATCACTGGTGAATACATAGAATTG ttaaaaaacaGCAAGATTATCATGAAATGGAGGTGTAGGAACTGGCCAGAAG AACACTATGCAACAGTTGCACTGAATTTTGTACCTACTCTAGGGCAAACGGAATTACAATTGGACTGTAAAGGAGTTCCTGtctgtaaagaagaaaatatgaaattctgTTGGCAGAAGCagcattttgaagaaataaaaggttTACTCCAGCTGCCCACCCTCAATGGTTGA
- the LOC114091921 gene encoding activator of 90 kDa heat shock protein ATPase homolog 2 isoform X2: protein MAKWGQGDPRWIVEEREDGTNVNNWHWTERDATSWSKGKLRELLVGITVENEAGHCEVSELKQVEGEASCSSRKGKLIFFYEWNIKLGWKGTLKESGVKHKGLIEIPNLSEENEVDDTEVNVSKKKGDGDILKDLMKTAGTAKVREALGDYLKALKTEFTTGMILPTKALSTQELTVKRKPSENTLQLVQKFSKAPAVLEAEKGGKFQMFDGNITGEYIELLKNSKIIMKWRCRNWPEEHYATVALNFVPTLGQTELQLDCKGVPVCKEENMKFCWQKQHFEEIKGLLQLPTLNG from the exons ATGGCCAAGTGGGGCCAGGGGGACCCGCGCTGGATCGTGGAGGAGCGGGAGGACGGCACCAACGTGAACAACTGGCACTG GACAGAGAGAGATGCCACCAGCTGGTCCAAGGGGAAGCTCCGAGAGCTGTTGGTGGGCATCACTGTGGAGAATGAGGCTGGCCACTGTGAGGTCAGTGAACTGAAGCAGGTGGAAGGTGAGGCTTCCTGCAGCAGCCGCAAAGGAAAGCTGATTTTCTTCTATGAGTGGAACATCAAGCTGGGCTGGAAAg gTACACTTAAAGAGTCTGGTGTGAAGCACAAAGGATTGATTGAGATACCAAACCTTTCTGAAGAAAATGAAGTAGATGACACCGAG GTGAACGTGAGTAAAAAGAAAGGAGATGGGGATATACTGAAGGATCTTATGAAAACTGCAGGCACCGCCAAGGTCAGGGAGGCCCTTGGAGATTACCTGAAGGCACTTAAGACGG AATTTACAACTGGAATGATTTTACCAACAAAAGCTTTGTCAACGCAGGAATTAACTGTTAAAAGGAAACCAAGTGAAAATACCTTGCAG TTGGTGCAAAAATTTTCCAAAGCTCCTGCTGTATTAGAAGCTGAAAAAGGAGGGAAATTCCAAATGTTTGATGGGAACATCACTGGTGAATACATAGAATTG ttaaaaaacaGCAAGATTATCATGAAATGGAGGTGTAGGAACTGGCCAGAAG AACACTATGCAACAGTTGCACTGAATTTTGTACCTACTCTAGGGCAAACGGAATTACAATTGGACTGTAAAGGAGTTCCTGtctgtaaagaagaaaatatgaaattctgTTGGCAGAAGCagcattttgaagaaataaaaggttTACTCCAGCTGCCCACCCTCAATGGTTGA